A stretch of Halostagnicola kamekurae DNA encodes these proteins:
- a CDS encoding OsmC family protein, with translation MTKEVTTTSEEGFSATNDIRDFETTIDSTGEDAPDTLESLLAAYGSCYVPALRVAGQQRGVDDMGRIEIETSGELNDDDKLESIRFDIRAEAEVDDDTAEDVLDRADQLCKVHDALKGDLHADRSLEGDAF, from the coding sequence ATGACAAAGGAAGTCACCACGACGTCCGAGGAAGGCTTCAGCGCGACGAACGACATTCGCGACTTCGAGACGACCATCGACTCGACCGGCGAGGACGCCCCGGACACGCTCGAGAGCCTGTTGGCCGCCTACGGCTCGTGTTACGTACCCGCGCTCCGCGTCGCGGGACAGCAACGCGGCGTCGACGACATGGGCCGGATCGAGATCGAGACCAGCGGCGAGTTGAACGACGACGACAAACTCGAGTCGATTCGGTTCGACATCCGGGCGGAAGCCGAGGTCGACGACGACACCGCCGAGGACGTCCTCGATCGGGCGGATCAACTCTGTAAGGTCCACGACGCGCTCAAGGGCGATCTCCACGCGGATCGATCGCTCGAGGGCGACGCGTTCTAG
- a CDS encoding ComEC/Rec2 family competence protein has translation MIDRKRLLLVVAVAAMLVLAGCVSTPGASDSASGVGDGTSPSPSTVDGELELHHIDVGQADATLLVTPENETILIDTGDWRSNGSEVIDYLESRNVDRIDHLVATHAHADHVGGHAAVIEHFEEHGDGVGAAYDSGVAHTSQTYENYLDAVEGYDVQLYNVTAGDRLPLEDEQVNATVLNPPAGESETDLHDNSVVLSIEFGAFSYLTTGDAEAGTEQRLVEEWSDRLESDVYQAGHHGSSTSSTDPKLDASTPEIAVISSAQASQYDHPSAEVLESFDDRGIETYWTAVHGDVVVTADGDSSSVATEHEAPTDPEELIELKE, from the coding sequence ATGATCGATCGGAAGCGGCTGTTGCTCGTCGTCGCCGTTGCGGCGATGCTCGTCCTCGCGGGGTGTGTTAGCACGCCGGGAGCGAGTGACAGCGCCTCGGGAGTAGGTGACGGCACCTCGCCGTCCCCATCGACCGTCGACGGCGAACTCGAACTCCACCACATAGACGTCGGGCAGGCCGACGCCACGCTCTTGGTGACGCCCGAAAACGAGACGATCCTGATCGATACCGGCGACTGGCGATCGAACGGTTCGGAGGTCATCGACTACCTCGAGTCCCGGAATGTCGACCGGATCGACCATCTGGTTGCGACCCACGCCCACGCCGATCACGTCGGCGGGCACGCCGCGGTCATCGAGCACTTCGAGGAGCACGGCGACGGCGTCGGCGCGGCCTACGATTCGGGCGTCGCACACACGAGCCAAACCTACGAGAACTACCTCGACGCGGTCGAGGGGTACGACGTCCAGTTGTACAATGTCACCGCCGGCGACCGACTCCCGCTCGAGGACGAGCAGGTGAACGCCACGGTGTTGAACCCGCCCGCGGGCGAATCGGAGACCGACCTCCACGATAACAGCGTCGTCCTGTCGATCGAGTTCGGCGCGTTTTCGTACCTCACCACCGGCGACGCGGAGGCGGGGACCGAGCAACGACTGGTCGAAGAGTGGAGTGACCGCCTCGAGAGCGACGTCTATCAGGCCGGCCACCACGGGTCGTCCACCTCCTCGACCGATCCGAAACTCGACGCGTCGACGCCCGAAATCGCCGTGATCTCGAGCGCGCAGGCGTCCCAGTACGACCACCCGAGCGCGGAGGTGCTCGAGTCCTTCGACGATCGCGGGATCGAAACCTACTGGACCGCGGTCCACGGCGACGTCGTCGTGACGGCCGACGGCGACTCGAGTTCCGTCGCCACCGAACACGAGGCCCCGACCGATCCCGAGGAACTGATCGAACTGAAAGAATGA
- a CDS encoding SHOCT domain-containing protein gives MSEDPATRVRENITGITTLLITGLWLALMFLGVDNGLWLAVLLVGYVVVIPIVALVFGDETDREEWWGDGSWGEESDTSTDTETESDSRSDPTTTPESNNREALETLRSRYAAGELTDEQFERKLERLLETETIEDIEQRRGSGDNSGRKDPSTNGPPTNRDVEYETE, from the coding sequence ATGAGTGAGGATCCGGCGACGCGAGTCCGTGAGAACATCACGGGAATCACGACGCTGCTCATTACCGGATTGTGGCTCGCGCTCATGTTCTTGGGAGTCGATAATGGACTCTGGCTCGCGGTTCTGTTAGTCGGTTACGTCGTCGTTATTCCGATCGTCGCGCTGGTGTTCGGCGACGAAACGGACCGAGAAGAGTGGTGGGGAGACGGGTCCTGGGGCGAGGAGTCGGACACGAGTACGGACACGGAAACCGAATCGGACAGCCGCTCCGACCCGACGACGACTCCGGAGTCCAACAATCGCGAGGCCCTCGAGACGCTTCGGTCTCGCTACGCCGCCGGCGAATTGACCGACGAGCAGTTCGAGCGCAAACTCGAGCGACTGCTCGAGACGGAAACGATAGAGGACATAGAGCAGCGCCGCGGCTCGGGAGACAATTCCGGTCGTAAAGACCCCTCGACGAACGGCCCGCCAACGAACCGCGACGTAGAGTACGAGACGGAGTAG
- a CDS encoding DUF3006 family protein — protein sequence MATLYTAVLDRIVDGETAVLLLEEDDSVREERTVPAADLPEEGRHEGAVFELEVTEDSILEATYRPETERERRERMQDRFDDLSERL from the coding sequence ATGGCGACGCTCTACACGGCCGTCCTCGATCGGATCGTCGACGGCGAAACGGCGGTGTTGCTCCTCGAGGAAGACGATTCAGTGCGCGAAGAGCGGACCGTCCCGGCCGCGGACCTCCCCGAGGAAGGCAGACACGAGGGGGCCGTCTTCGAACTCGAGGTGACCGAGGACTCGATCCTCGAGGCGACCTACCGACCCGAGACCGAACGAGAGCGGCGGGAACGCATGCAGGACCGGTTCGACGACCTCTCCGAGCGGCTGTGA
- a CDS encoding metal-dependent hydrolase, whose product MQVTWHGHSTWHVTVGETDLLIDPFFDNPKTDLEPADLETPDYVLLTHGHADHIADAGAFSDATLVATPELVSYAEDEFGFEDAVGGMGMNIGGTVECGDAYVTMHRADHTNGVMTDYEYDVGMPGGFVISDTKPTQVSDEESTTFYAAGDTGLMTEMREVIGPYLEPDAAALPIGDHFTMGPMQAAIAVDWLDVDHAFPQHYDTFPPIERDPEDFAGEVAATGSDAEVHALEADEPFELNP is encoded by the coding sequence ATGCAAGTCACCTGGCACGGCCATTCGACGTGGCACGTCACCGTTGGAGAGACGGACCTGCTGATCGATCCGTTCTTCGACAACCCGAAGACCGACCTCGAGCCCGCGGATCTCGAGACGCCGGATTACGTGCTGTTGACGCACGGACACGCGGACCACATCGCGGATGCGGGCGCGTTCTCGGACGCGACGCTCGTCGCGACGCCGGAACTCGTGTCCTACGCCGAAGACGAGTTCGGCTTCGAGGACGCCGTCGGCGGGATGGGGATGAACATCGGCGGCACCGTCGAGTGCGGCGACGCCTACGTGACGATGCACCGGGCGGACCACACCAACGGCGTGATGACCGACTACGAGTACGACGTGGGGATGCCCGGTGGCTTCGTGATCTCCGATACGAAGCCGACGCAGGTCAGCGACGAGGAGTCGACGACCTTCTACGCCGCGGGCGACACCGGGCTCATGACCGAGATGCGCGAGGTGATCGGCCCGTATCTCGAGCCCGACGCCGCGGCGCTCCCGATCGGCGATCACTTCACGATGGGGCCGATGCAGGCCGCGATCGCCGTCGACTGGCTCGACGTCGATCACGCCTTCCCGCAGCACTACGATACGTTCCCGCCCATCGAACGGGACCCCGAGGACTTCGCCGGCGAGGTCGCCGCGACCGGAAGCGACGCCGAGGTCCACGCGCTCGAGGCCGACGAGCCGTTCGAGCTGAATCCGTAG
- a CDS encoding SDR family NAD(P)-dependent oxidoreductase, with protein sequence MASPRYDYEQTTVVITGASSGIGREIARRFGECGATVINGDLEREPKDADVPTDELLEDGPGDGVYVETDVTDRGDLEALVDAARERGGVDVMINNAGLQIPKPMAEVTPEEFDRIHAVNSRGAFFGTQVAAEDMIERDDPGAIINTASISSNLAQFGQVQYDSTKGSVRMITRGSALEYAEEGIRVNGVAPGQIATEFTEGWSERAREQAANDELLKPVPLGRAGTPEDVAGAYLFLASDDAAYVAGELLHVDGGWQIC encoded by the coding sequence ATGGCCAGTCCACGCTACGACTACGAGCAGACGACGGTCGTCATCACGGGCGCCAGTTCGGGAATCGGCCGCGAGATCGCGCGTCGGTTCGGCGAGTGCGGCGCGACGGTGATAAACGGCGACCTCGAGCGAGAGCCCAAAGACGCCGACGTTCCGACGGACGAGTTGCTCGAGGACGGCCCCGGGGACGGCGTCTACGTCGAGACCGACGTCACCGACCGCGGGGACCTCGAGGCGCTCGTCGACGCGGCCCGAGAGCGCGGCGGCGTCGACGTGATGATCAACAACGCGGGCCTCCAGATCCCGAAGCCGATGGCCGAGGTGACCCCCGAGGAGTTCGACCGCATCCACGCGGTCAACTCGAGGGGCGCGTTTTTCGGCACGCAGGTCGCCGCCGAGGACATGATCGAGCGGGACGACCCCGGCGCGATCATCAACACCGCGTCGATCAGTTCGAACCTCGCCCAGTTCGGGCAGGTCCAGTACGACTCGACCAAGGGCTCGGTCCGGATGATCACCCGCGGCAGCGCCCTCGAGTACGCGGAGGAGGGGATCAGAGTCAACGGCGTCGCGCCGGGTCAGATCGCGACCGAGTTCACCGAGGGCTGGAGCGAGCGCGCTCGAGAGCAGGCAGCAAACGACGAGTTGCTCAAACCGGTTCCGCTGGGTCGGGCCGGAACGCCCGAAGACGTCGCCGGAGCCTACCTCTTCCTGGCGAGCGACGACGCGGCGTACGTCGCGGGCGAGTTGCTCCACGTCGACGGCGGCTGGCAGATCTGTTGA
- a CDS encoding saccharopine dehydrogenase family protein, which produces MERLLVYGSYGYTGRLIVREAVERGDSPTVAGRDGGRVTAQAREHGLESRTFSLEDDVASHLTAFDAVLNCAGPFVETAEPLVEACLETGTDYLDITGEFRVFERIRRRDDRARDAGVTLLPGVGFDVVPTDCLAAFLAERLPSASSVALGVQGMDSREGLPTPSGVSRGTAKTLVNQAGTTAVARKNGTLVRLPGLRRRRIDFGDGPQHAVAVPLGDVVTASQTTGIENVTVYVAMPSWLAPGLSVLESAGWLLESRPIRTLANLAIDTFLDGPGESTLETGRTVVWGEVNDGEETVRGRIRTPNPYALTAESAVEAATRVLEGDVPAGAQTPATAFGADFVLECSDSERELLETNAAADFEK; this is translated from the coding sequence ATGGAGCGGCTTCTCGTCTACGGCTCGTACGGCTACACCGGTCGGCTGATCGTCCGCGAAGCCGTCGAGCGCGGCGATTCCCCGACGGTTGCCGGACGGGATGGCGGGCGCGTCACCGCGCAGGCTCGCGAACACGGCCTCGAGTCCCGGACGTTCTCCCTCGAAGACGATGTCGCGTCCCACCTCACGGCGTTCGACGCCGTGCTGAACTGCGCGGGCCCGTTCGTCGAGACCGCAGAGCCGCTGGTCGAGGCGTGTCTCGAAACCGGAACCGACTACCTGGACATCACCGGAGAGTTCCGCGTGTTCGAGCGGATTCGACGCCGAGACGACCGCGCTCGAGACGCCGGCGTGACGCTGCTTCCGGGCGTCGGGTTCGACGTCGTCCCCACCGACTGTCTGGCGGCGTTTCTGGCCGAACGGCTCCCGAGCGCGAGTTCGGTCGCGCTCGGCGTTCAGGGAATGGATTCGCGCGAGGGTCTCCCCACGCCGTCGGGCGTCTCGCGAGGGACGGCGAAAACGCTCGTCAATCAGGCCGGAACGACCGCAGTCGCCCGAAAGAACGGGACGCTCGTCCGACTGCCCGGTCTTCGCCGCCGGCGGATCGACTTCGGCGACGGTCCCCAACACGCCGTGGCGGTCCCGCTCGGCGACGTCGTCACCGCTTCGCAGACGACCGGCATCGAGAACGTCACGGTGTACGTCGCGATGCCGTCCTGGCTGGCCCCCGGACTGTCGGTCCTCGAGTCGGCCGGGTGGCTGCTCGAGAGCCGCCCGATCCGAACGCTCGCGAACCTGGCGATCGATACGTTTCTCGACGGCCCCGGCGAGTCGACCCTCGAGACCGGCCGGACCGTCGTCTGGGGCGAGGTCAACGACGGCGAGGAAACCGTTCGAGGGCGGATTCGAACGCCGAACCCCTACGCGCTGACCGCCGAATCGGCCGTCGAGGCCGCAACGCGGGTGCTCGAGGGCGACGTCCCAGCGGGGGCGCAGACGCCGGCGACGGCCTTCGGCGCCGATTTCGTCCTCGAGTGTTCCGACAGCGAACGGGAGCTGCTCGAGACGAACGCAGCCGCCGACTTCGAAAAGTAG
- a CDS encoding metallophosphoesterase, whose translation MPTTEFSLASRSVFVPDADALVLADVHLGKGAASSVDAPLEAAEDSISRLKLRLESREPSTVVIAGDLLDSFDSVPRGVEADLAELRDLVADAGASLVVTPGNHDTMLEDVFDGTVADEYRLADGETVVCHGHDAPESTAERYIVGHDHPALSVDGRKLPCFLYGPGAYDGADVLVCPAFTRLARGATVNDMYGRHFQSPLIRDSDGFHPAIRDEPGAETLWFPPLGECRRLL comes from the coding sequence ATGCCGACGACTGAGTTCTCGCTCGCCTCGCGGTCGGTGTTCGTACCGGACGCGGACGCTCTTGTCCTCGCGGACGTTCACCTCGGAAAAGGCGCGGCCTCGAGCGTCGACGCGCCCCTCGAAGCCGCCGAGGACAGCATTTCGCGGCTGAAACTTCGCCTCGAGAGCCGCGAGCCGTCGACGGTCGTCATCGCTGGCGACCTGCTGGATTCGTTCGATAGCGTTCCGCGCGGCGTCGAAGCCGATCTCGCCGAGCTCCGCGACCTCGTCGCGGACGCCGGCGCGTCGCTCGTCGTGACGCCAGGGAACCACGACACGATGCTCGAGGACGTCTTCGATGGAACCGTAGCCGACGAATACCGACTCGCGGACGGCGAGACGGTGGTCTGTCACGGCCACGACGCGCCCGAGTCGACCGCCGAGCGGTACATCGTCGGCCACGATCACCCCGCGTTGTCGGTCGACGGGCGGAAACTGCCCTGTTTCCTCTACGGTCCCGGCGCGTACGACGGCGCGGACGTGCTCGTCTGCCCGGCGTTCACGCGGCTCGCCCGCGGCGCGACGGTAAACGACATGTACGGGCGGCATTTTCAGTCGCCGCTGATTCGCGACAGCGACGGGTTTCACCCCGCCATCCGGGACGAGCCAGGCGCGGAGACGCTCTGGTTCCCGCCGCTGGGAGAGTGTCGGCGACTCCTCTGA
- the artA gene encoding archaeosortase A — MSSLPATGSLSAGALDPSGSLAAGTPAAITSPITELAQTTVVGSFTVVNLLAWVSIGIFVLAFALEWLGEIDPARYVAAGAWVLFGLFWLLMAPHYYADVQSPLQTLLSLAALPLCTYAAYLLVNGRASLLVLSKAVAIMGIIYLPAETIPFVRRWLIETTAAQTHYGMELLGHSPGLIEGSAGYESKFGFDPDETVTGRTTYIIMACTGIGSMAIFGGLIGAVKAPLKRKVAAFAVAIGVIWFLNLIRNVFIGLASPWGWFQHDPIVHVMTTYLGTQPDRVSYLVAHNYISQLGSVIALLGIAYLLMKILPEILEPLEEVLFIISGTEYDLEEAIDAEKPADADD, encoded by the coding sequence ATGTCGTCTCTCCCCGCGACGGGTTCGCTATCGGCCGGCGCGCTCGACCCGAGCGGGTCGCTCGCCGCCGGGACCCCGGCTGCGATCACGTCGCCGATCACGGAACTCGCCCAGACGACGGTCGTCGGATCGTTCACCGTCGTCAATCTCCTCGCGTGGGTCTCGATCGGTATCTTCGTGCTCGCGTTCGCCCTCGAGTGGCTCGGAGAGATCGATCCGGCCCGGTACGTCGCCGCTGGCGCGTGGGTGCTATTCGGGCTGTTCTGGCTGTTGATGGCACCGCACTACTACGCGGACGTCCAGAGTCCGTTACAGACGCTGCTCTCGCTCGCCGCCCTCCCGCTGTGTACCTACGCCGCGTACCTGCTCGTCAACGGTCGAGCGTCGTTGCTCGTGCTCTCGAAGGCGGTCGCGATCATGGGGATCATCTACCTCCCCGCGGAGACGATCCCGTTCGTGCGCCGGTGGTTGATCGAGACGACCGCCGCACAGACTCACTACGGGATGGAACTGCTCGGACACAGTCCGGGACTCATCGAGGGGAGCGCCGGCTACGAGAGCAAGTTCGGTTTCGACCCCGACGAAACCGTCACCGGGCGGACGACCTACATCATCATGGCCTGTACCGGGATCGGGAGCATGGCGATCTTCGGCGGGCTCATCGGGGCCGTGAAAGCGCCACTCAAACGGAAGGTCGCGGCCTTCGCCGTCGCGATCGGCGTCATCTGGTTCCTCAACCTGATCCGCAACGTCTTCATCGGCCTCGCCTCGCCGTGGGGCTGGTTCCAGCACGACCCCATCGTCCACGTCATGACGACGTATCTAGGTACCCAACCGGATCGCGTCTCGTACCTCGTCGCGCACAACTACATCTCCCAACTGGGCTCTGTCATCGCCCTCCTGGGGATCGCCTACCTTCTCATGAAGATTCTCCCCGAGATCCTCGAGCCGCTCGAGGAGGTCCTGTTTATCATCTCGGGAACCGAGTACGACCTCGAGGAGGCCATCGATGCGGAGAAGCCAGCAGATGCCGACGACTGA
- a CDS encoding DHH family phosphoesterase gives MGNCIICGKPVDGLVCEVHEEDVAFEFEGTAASQLSPGRFYRGTVDGYADFGVFVDVGDHVTGLLHRSELDQRLESLDWEPGDSVYVQVLDVRDNGNIDLGWSIRQDDRDFRGKLIETADDERHPDEFEGDSDESTDGTAGSDDRSEPAASTADSSSDVAANGSGSTATDSTGTTSSSTETTSSTETTDSPETAEAAGTAEQAGATSEAEAGEDSDFEFGTEPSLNRTTIDDIDSQVGSIVRLEGEITGIRQTSGPTVFELSDESATVECAAFEEAGVRAYPDVEIDDVVALEGEVERHHGDLQVETEALEVLTDDERATVLERLEEAIEQEARPSVLELIDDHDAVSAVEDELFDAATQIRRAVMESRPIVVRHQATADGYIAGAAIERAVLPLIREKHTRDDAVYHYFERRPLEGRVYDMDAATDDVTSMLEARERHGEQLPLVILVDAGATAESADGYDLLSLYDTESIVIDDARADEEITDAVSLSVTPSLAGADVSDLTSTALGANVAAAVNDDVRGDLEHLPAVSYWEDVPESYLELATDAGYDEETLTERREAVALEAFYQSYKDKRELVTDLLFDDDGDLAAHVSEQFRDKLETELEAASENCAARGVNGVTVSVLDTGSFTHRYNFPTTTLLLDALHRRERTRTEPPFVTLGVGDAELHVRATEELDVRDLAAGIAERVPDAGVSAVGGRDGHIEYLVGERDAVEEAALETLGETLA, from the coding sequence ATGGGTAACTGTATCATCTGCGGCAAGCCCGTCGACGGCTTGGTCTGTGAGGTCCACGAGGAGGATGTCGCCTTCGAGTTCGAAGGCACCGCCGCCTCACAGCTCTCGCCCGGTCGGTTTTACCGGGGTACCGTCGACGGCTACGCCGACTTCGGCGTCTTCGTCGACGTCGGCGACCACGTCACCGGACTGTTGCACAGAAGCGAACTGGACCAGCGACTCGAGAGTCTCGACTGGGAACCGGGAGACAGCGTCTACGTCCAGGTTCTCGACGTCCGAGACAACGGAAACATCGACCTCGGCTGGTCGATCAGACAGGACGACCGAGACTTCCGCGGCAAGCTGATCGAAACCGCTGACGACGAGCGTCACCCGGATGAGTTCGAGGGCGATTCGGACGAATCCACCGACGGAACGGCCGGTTCAGACGATCGATCCGAGCCCGCGGCGTCGACAGCCGACTCGAGTTCCGACGTCGCCGCCAACGGCAGCGGGTCGACCGCGACCGACTCGACTGGGACGACCTCGAGTTCGACGGAGACGACCAGTTCGACCGAAACGACCGACTCGCCGGAGACGGCCGAAGCCGCCGGGACAGCCGAGCAAGCTGGCGCGACGTCGGAGGCCGAAGCCGGCGAGGACTCCGACTTCGAGTTCGGAACCGAACCGTCGCTGAACCGAACGACGATCGACGACATCGACTCCCAGGTCGGGAGTATCGTTCGCCTCGAGGGCGAGATCACCGGCATCCGACAGACGTCCGGTCCGACCGTCTTCGAACTCAGCGACGAGAGTGCCACCGTCGAGTGTGCCGCCTTCGAAGAGGCTGGCGTGCGGGCCTACCCCGACGTGGAGATCGACGACGTCGTCGCACTCGAGGGCGAGGTCGAGCGCCACCACGGCGACCTACAGGTCGAGACGGAAGCGCTCGAGGTCCTGACCGACGACGAGCGCGCGACCGTCCTCGAGCGACTCGAGGAGGCGATCGAACAGGAAGCGCGTCCGTCGGTCCTCGAACTCATCGACGACCACGACGCGGTGTCGGCCGTCGAGGATGAACTGTTCGACGCCGCGACGCAGATCCGCCGCGCGGTGATGGAGTCGCGTCCGATCGTCGTTCGCCACCAGGCGACCGCGGACGGCTACATCGCCGGCGCGGCCATCGAACGGGCCGTCCTGCCGCTAATCCGTGAGAAACACACCCGCGACGACGCCGTCTATCACTACTTCGAGCGACGGCCGCTCGAGGGTCGCGTCTACGACATGGACGCCGCGACCGACGACGTCACCTCGATGCTCGAGGCCCGCGAGCGCCACGGCGAGCAACTGCCGCTCGTGATCCTCGTCGACGCTGGCGCGACCGCCGAGTCCGCGGACGGCTACGATCTGCTCTCGCTGTACGACACCGAGTCGATCGTCATCGACGATGCGCGCGCCGACGAGGAGATAACCGACGCCGTCTCGCTTTCGGTGACGCCATCGCTCGCCGGAGCCGACGTCTCCGATCTCACGTCGACGGCGCTGGGGGCGAACGTCGCCGCCGCCGTCAACGACGACGTTCGCGGCGACCTAGAGCACCTCCCGGCGGTGAGCTACTGGGAGGACGTTCCCGAGTCCTACCTCGAGCTCGCGACCGACGCGGGTTACGACGAGGAGACTCTCACCGAACGCCGCGAAGCCGTCGCGCTCGAGGCGTTCTACCAGTCCTACAAGGACAAACGCGAACTCGTCACCGACCTGCTGTTCGACGACGACGGCGATCTCGCGGCCCACGTCTCCGAGCAGTTCCGCGACAAACTCGAGACCGAACTCGAGGCCGCCTCGGAGAACTGCGCCGCCCGCGGCGTCAACGGCGTGACGGTGTCGGTGCTCGACACCGGCTCGTTCACGCACCGGTATAACTTCCCGACGACGACCCTCCTGCTCGACGCGCTCCACCGTCGTGAACGAACGCGAACCGAGCCGCCGTTCGTCACGCTCGGCGTCGGCGACGCCGAACTGCACGTCCGCGCGACCGAAGAACTCGACGTTCGCGATCTCGCGGCCGGAATCGCAGAGCGCGTTCCCGACGCCGGCGTCTCGGCCGTCGGCGGCCGCGACGGCCACATCGAGTACCTCGTCGGCGAACGCGACGCCGTCGAGGAGGCCGCACTCGAGACACTCGGCGAGACGCTCGCCTAA
- a CDS encoding N-acyl homoserine lactonase family protein, with the protein MVDANVHLLERGTITTDVNNVLEGHTLGSAAKPDPETVMVDGPVYNLVIEHPEGTILWDTGSHPDADSGHWPAEMYAAFEHTGVRPLEDDLETAGFSVDDIDYVIQTHLHLDHAGGLYAFEGTDTPIFVHERELKFAYYSAKTDAGDEAYLAGDFDRDLDWRVVHGDREQHFADLEFLHLPGHTPGLLGVRLDLEEAGTVILAGDQAYTRENYDDAHPMGGELLWSKRAWTESRRFLADEQRRSDATVLCGHDERDLETIREEI; encoded by the coding sequence ATGGTCGACGCGAACGTTCACCTGCTCGAGCGCGGCACGATCACGACCGACGTCAACAACGTCCTCGAGGGTCACACGCTCGGTTCGGCGGCCAAACCCGATCCCGAGACGGTGATGGTCGACGGCCCGGTGTACAACCTCGTCATCGAACATCCCGAGGGGACGATCCTCTGGGACACGGGCTCACATCCCGACGCGGATTCGGGCCACTGGCCCGCCGAGATGTACGCGGCGTTCGAACACACCGGAGTACGCCCGCTCGAGGACGATCTCGAGACGGCCGGGTTTTCCGTCGACGACATCGACTACGTGATTCAGACGCACTTGCACCTCGATCACGCCGGGGGACTCTACGCCTTCGAGGGGACTGACACGCCGATTTTCGTCCACGAGCGCGAACTCAAGTTCGCCTACTACAGCGCCAAGACGGACGCGGGAGACGAGGCCTACCTCGCCGGCGACTTCGACCGAGACCTCGACTGGCGAGTCGTCCACGGTGACCGCGAACAGCACTTTGCCGACCTCGAGTTCCTCCACTTGCCCGGCCACACGCCAGGTTTGCTCGGTGTTCGTCTCGACCTCGAGGAAGCCGGCACCGTGATCCTCGCGGGCGATCAGGCCTACACTCGAGAGAACTACGACGACGCCCACCCGATGGGCGGCGAACTCCTCTGGAGCAAACGCGCGTGGACCGAGAGCCGTCGATTCCTCGCGGACGAACAGCGCCGAAGCGACGCGACGGTTCTCTGCGGGCACGACGAACGGGACCTCGAGACGATCCGTGAGGAAATATAA
- a CDS encoding gamma carbonic anhydrase family protein encodes MIRSFDGTEPQIAESAYVDDAAVVIGDVVIEPDASVWPNTTLRGDHGTIVVGEGANVQDNAVLHEDAELEPYSTVGHSAIVHDATVAERALVGMNAVVLDGSHVGERAVVAAGSVVTEGTEIPPSTLVAGSPAEPKTELEGDRLAETADRYVSLSKEHAERSERLE; translated from the coding sequence ATGATACGCTCGTTCGACGGAACGGAGCCACAGATCGCGGAATCGGCCTACGTGGACGACGCGGCGGTCGTCATCGGCGACGTCGTCATCGAACCCGACGCCAGCGTCTGGCCGAACACGACCCTTCGCGGCGATCACGGCACCATCGTCGTCGGCGAGGGCGCGAACGTTCAGGACAACGCGGTGCTCCACGAGGACGCCGAACTCGAGCCCTACTCGACGGTCGGCCACAGCGCCATCGTCCACGACGCGACGGTCGCCGAGCGCGCGCTCGTCGGGATGAACGCGGTGGTGCTCGACGGATCGCACGTCGGCGAGCGGGCCGTCGTCGCTGCCGGCAGCGTCGTCACCGAGGGAACGGAGATCCCGCCGTCTACGCTCGTTGCCGGATCGCCGGCCGAGCCGAAAACCGAACTCGAGGGCGATCGACTCGCCGAGACGGCCGATCGGTACGTCTCGCTCTCGAAGGAACACGCCGAGCGTAGCGAGCGTCTGGAGTAG